The Paenibacillus sophorae genome has a segment encoding these proteins:
- a CDS encoding CPBP family intramembrane glutamic endopeptidase, whose amino-acid sequence MKKFKFGDIKLQKATPEQLTERLLLVNLYFTQGLTLIIGLIWVLFQKRNPIHVLNFPESINFAAWGLGLAVIMLVVDFVLTYIVPEQTMDDGGINELLFRKRPLWHIVLIAAIVSICEELLFRGAIQYAFGPYWTSILFAIIHVRYLRHWIPTGWVFASSYGLGLIYIYSGTIWAPILCHFIIDLFSGLVIRYRRES is encoded by the coding sequence ATGAAAAAATTTAAATTCGGCGACATAAAACTACAAAAAGCAACACCGGAGCAGTTAACCGAACGGCTGCTATTAGTTAATCTTTATTTTACACAGGGTCTTACCCTTATTATCGGTTTGATCTGGGTATTATTTCAGAAAAGAAATCCTATTCACGTACTAAATTTTCCCGAAAGCATCAATTTTGCAGCTTGGGGACTAGGTCTCGCGGTCATTATGCTCGTAGTGGACTTCGTGTTAACCTATATTGTCCCTGAGCAAACTATGGATGATGGAGGGATCAACGAGCTGTTGTTCCGCAAACGGCCGCTTTGGCATATCGTGCTGATCGCCGCCATCGTGTCCATTTGCGAAGAGCTGCTGTTCCGAGGCGCCATACAGTATGCTTTCGGGCCATATTGGACGAGCATCCTGTTTGCAATTATCCATGTGCGCTACTTAAGGCACTGGATTCCTACGGGCTGGGTATTTGCCAGCAGTTACGGCCTCGGTCTTATCTACATCTATTCCGGTACGATCTGGGCGCCTATTTTATGTCATTTCATCATCGACCTGTTCTCTGGGCTGGTGATCCGCTACAGGAGGGAGTCATGA
- the prsW gene encoding glutamic-type intramembrane protease PrsW: MLLLSVVSSAVAPGLALLIYFYLKDKYDQEPLHMVLKVFLLGLLIVFPVMIIQRGLTLGLEAGPYTESFLISAGVEECLKWFVMYHIIYNHTEFDEPYDGILYAVAISLGFATIENVMYAWYSHASLGSMFLRALLPVSGHAMFGVVMGYHLGRAKFSNGVRRRGILAVSLLLPWIWHGIYDFILNTTPNYWIWYIVPLMAFLWYGGMIKVARANNLSPFRLLKREEEVNL, encoded by the coding sequence GTGCTTTTGTTATCGGTGGTTTCGTCGGCAGTGGCACCGGGGCTTGCTCTGCTGATTTATTTTTACCTGAAGGACAAGTATGACCAGGAGCCGCTCCATATGGTGCTTAAAGTTTTTTTGCTGGGCCTGCTGATTGTCTTCCCGGTCATGATTATTCAGAGGGGACTGACGCTGGGGCTGGAAGCCGGTCCTTACACGGAATCATTTCTGATCTCCGCCGGAGTGGAAGAGTGCTTGAAATGGTTTGTGATGTATCACATCATCTACAATCATACTGAGTTCGACGAACCGTATGACGGTATACTCTATGCTGTGGCGATTTCGCTCGGTTTTGCGACGATTGAGAATGTGATGTACGCCTGGTACAGCCATGCTTCGCTTGGCTCCATGTTTCTTCGAGCGCTTCTTCCGGTATCGGGGCATGCCATGTTCGGTGTTGTAATGGGGTATCACCTTGGCAGAGCCAAATTCTCGAACGGGGTCAGAAGGCGGGGCATCCTGGCCGTATCGCTGCTCCTTCCTTGGATCTGGCACGGAATTTACGACTTTATTCTGAACACAACGCCAAACTATTGGATTTGGTATATCGTTCCGTTGATGGCCTTCCTATGGTATGGAGGCATGATCAAGGTGGCGCGGGCCAATAACCTTTCGCCTTTTCGCCTGCTGAAACGGGAGGAAGAGGTTAATCTGTAG
- the cmk gene encoding (d)CMP kinase: MVRQGTHIVDKINVAIDGPAGAGKSTVARMVAQKLSYIYVDTGAMYRAVTWYMIHKDIMPEDHDNVLQTVRNMVIELVPGEEVQKVIINGEDATPYIRSLQVSGMVSQYAKIESIRTRLSQLQREMALGKGVVMDGRDIGTTVLPDAEVKIFMTASVEERALRRYKELKDAEQVTLEQLENDIAQRDLLDQSREISPLRRADDSILLDTTSMDIVQVVETIVSHCRSYVGGERNH, from the coding sequence TTGGTTAGGCAGGGGACACATATCGTTGACAAAATTAACGTCGCCATCGACGGACCTGCCGGGGCAGGCAAGAGTACAGTAGCCCGAATGGTAGCACAGAAGCTTTCTTACATTTATGTCGATACGGGAGCCATGTACCGGGCAGTGACCTGGTATATGATCCACAAAGACATTATGCCGGAAGATCATGATAACGTGCTTCAAACAGTACGAAATATGGTGATTGAATTAGTACCCGGAGAAGAAGTGCAGAAAGTGATAATCAACGGGGAAGACGCGACTCCTTATATCCGCAGTCTGCAGGTCAGTGGCATGGTATCGCAGTATGCCAAGATTGAGTCCATCCGAACAAGGCTGAGTCAGCTGCAGCGCGAGATGGCGCTTGGCAAAGGGGTCGTAATGGACGGCCGCGATATCGGCACAACCGTACTGCCGGATGCCGAAGTGAAAATTTTCATGACGGCAAGTGTGGAGGAGCGGGCGCTCCGCCGCTACAAAGAGCTGAAAGATGCGGAACAGGTGACTCTGGAGCAGCTTGAAAACGATATTGCGCAGCGTGATCTTCTTGATCAGAGTCGGGAAATTTCGCCGCTGCGGCGCGCGGATGACAGCATTCTGCTCGATACGACGTCGATGGATATCGTACAGGTTGTGGAGACAATCGTGTCCCACTGCAGATCTTATGTTGGCGGGGAGAGAAATCATTAA
- a CDS encoding polysaccharide deacetylase family protein has protein sequence MGKQTAALLLAAFLLTSCSSAENTAPDGTTAATPSAKASPSAAATGTSTASPSIQPSAAATGSEDASASPGASASPAAGSVNGNTNSEEQTGLGTEVKVPLLYHMNKNYDIKPNEEGTNKKVVLLTFDDGPKEAKLINSIIDTLDKHKAKAIFFVNGYRIKEHPELLKLIHERGGIIGNHSWDHIVLKDKPYTAVKKQIEDVQKIVKEVTGEAPVFFRPPHGAGGDVGKKVAAENGMLYMTWSNGSLDWTMKEKDTGKTEKLIKNVTEQLHSGSNILMHELPWTTEALDKLLTTLESKGYGFVDPRSIELKMR, from the coding sequence GTGGGTAAACAGACAGCAGCGCTGTTGCTTGCCGCCTTTTTGCTGACATCGTGCAGCAGCGCGGAGAACACTGCTCCGGATGGAACGACGGCTGCGACGCCAAGCGCCAAGGCTTCACCTTCAGCGGCCGCGACCGGAACTTCTACAGCAAGTCCCTCCATACAGCCTTCCGCTGCCGCCACCGGCAGTGAGGATGCATCTGCATCACCGGGAGCTTCCGCTTCGCCGGCCGCCGGATCGGTTAACGGCAACACAAATTCGGAAGAACAGACCGGGCTTGGAACGGAAGTGAAAGTACCGCTGCTGTATCATATGAACAAGAACTACGACATTAAGCCCAATGAAGAAGGCACGAACAAAAAGGTCGTACTGCTGACGTTCGACGACGGCCCCAAGGAAGCGAAGCTGATCAATTCAATCATCGACACGCTGGATAAACATAAAGCCAAAGCGATCTTCTTCGTCAATGGTTACCGCATCAAGGAGCACCCGGAGCTGCTGAAGTTGATTCATGAACGCGGCGGAATCATCGGCAATCACAGCTGGGATCATATCGTTCTCAAGGATAAGCCGTACACCGCCGTCAAGAAGCAGATTGAAGATGTGCAAAAGATCGTAAAGGAAGTCACGGGGGAAGCGCCGGTATTCTTCCGGCCACCACACGGGGCAGGCGGAGATGTCGGCAAAAAGGTTGCCGCAGAGAACGGCATGCTCTACATGACTTGGTCCAACGGCTCCCTTGATTGGACAATGAAGGAAAAGGACACAGGCAAGACAGAAAAGCTGATCAAAAACGTTACCGAGCAGCTCCATTCCGGCAGCAATATTCTGATGCACGAACTGCCGTGGACTACCGAAGCGCTGGACAAACTGCTGACCACGCTGGAGAGCAAGGGCTACGGCTTTGTCGATCCGCGCAGTATCGAACTGAAAATGCGGTAA
- a CDS encoding flagellar brake protein — MYPKINDQLFIQVASSDASEAEVEYRSRIAELEDEAFLIEIPIQESNGRLKKLHIGDELSVYFMSEGGIKNYFYTHVLGFKEDVIRMVRVHKPTKDEILKIQRRSFLRVSAELELAVRTGAGIRFLVRTEDIGGGGTSFWTDVSVPLELGDQLECWLLIPYRNGSNEHANFEAEVVRMKELENGRSLAMLKFVNIMDGERQKIIRFCFERQFDFRNR, encoded by the coding sequence TTGTATCCCAAAATCAATGACCAACTGTTCATCCAGGTAGCATCCAGCGACGCCTCCGAAGCGGAAGTCGAATACCGATCCAGAATAGCTGAACTGGAAGACGAAGCATTTCTGATTGAAATTCCGATTCAAGAAAGCAACGGACGACTTAAGAAACTGCATATCGGGGATGAGCTGTCGGTTTATTTTATGAGCGAGGGCGGAATCAAAAATTATTTTTACACGCATGTGCTCGGTTTCAAGGAAGACGTCATCCGAATGGTGCGTGTGCATAAGCCTACGAAGGATGAGATTCTAAAAATACAAAGACGAAGCTTCCTGCGTGTCAGCGCAGAGCTGGAACTGGCTGTCAGAACAGGGGCGGGCATTCGCTTCCTGGTTCGCACGGAAGATATCGGCGGCGGCGGAACTTCGTTCTGGACAGACGTAAGCGTTCCGCTTGAATTGGGTGATCAGCTGGAGTGCTGGCTCCTTATCCCTTACCGTAACGGATCGAACGAACATGCTAACTTTGAAGCCGAGGTTGTACGGATGAAAGAGCTGGAGAACGGGCGGAGTTTGGCCATGCTCAAGTTCGTGAACATCATGGATGGCGAGCGTCAGAAAATTATCCGCTTCTGCTTCGAGCGGCAGTTTGATTTCCGCAACCGTTAA
- the ypeB gene encoding germination protein YpeB encodes MYKRMSAVLFPLTLILLIGALVWGYQENQEKNAVLLKAENQYQRSFHDLSYHVERLHGELGNVLAVSSTSDGMHRKFLTNVWRITSEAQNEINQLPLTLLPFSKTEEFLSKISNFSYKAAVRDYTTKPLTDGEMKNLMALYKNSGEISKDLQDVQNKVITNHLRWMDVESALATEKKAEDNTIIDGFKTVDKRVSAYPELDWGPSVASVYDKRSVRKLNGPPVSQDDIHRKALKYADPGSGAKVHVTENGKGTEWETYTATVSGEKETVSMDFTKKGGLLISYNNNREVGAPKVSMEDAAVKAGEFLKRKGYPDMTPVSADRYGNMGNFTFVTKQNGVLIYPEKITVRCGLDTGDTTGFQSSDYVNEHQTSREIAKPGMSIAKARKKLNPDFREIYNRQALIENDDGEKVLTYEFGGRINGSQYRIYLNADSGIEESVEEIRTASGAQKQ; translated from the coding sequence ATGTATAAAAGAATGAGTGCCGTTTTATTCCCGTTGACTTTGATCTTGCTCATCGGGGCGCTTGTATGGGGCTATCAGGAGAATCAAGAGAAAAACGCGGTTCTGCTGAAAGCGGAGAACCAATACCAGCGATCCTTCCACGATCTGTCCTATCATGTAGAGCGGCTGCATGGCGAATTGGGCAATGTCCTTGCCGTCAGCTCGACCTCCGATGGGATGCATCGCAAGTTCCTCACGAATGTGTGGCGAATAACCAGCGAGGCGCAAAACGAGATCAACCAGCTACCGCTGACACTGCTGCCTTTCAGCAAGACGGAGGAGTTCCTTTCCAAGATTTCCAACTTCTCATACAAGGCGGCGGTGCGCGACTACACTACTAAGCCTTTGACCGATGGCGAAATGAAAAACTTGATGGCTTTATATAAAAACTCCGGCGAGATATCGAAGGATCTTCAGGATGTGCAGAACAAAGTCATTACGAATCATCTGCGGTGGATGGACGTCGAGTCAGCTCTGGCAACGGAGAAAAAAGCCGAGGACAACACGATTATCGACGGTTTCAAAACAGTTGATAAAAGGGTGAGCGCCTATCCGGAGCTGGATTGGGGGCCATCCGTGGCCAGCGTCTACGATAAACGTTCCGTCAGAAAGCTGAATGGTCCGCCCGTCTCGCAGGATGATATCCACCGGAAGGCGCTGAAGTATGCAGACCCTGGCAGCGGGGCCAAGGTGCATGTTACCGAGAACGGAAAAGGTACGGAATGGGAAACGTACACAGCGACGGTTAGCGGAGAGAAAGAAACGGTAAGTATGGATTTTACGAAAAAAGGCGGGCTGCTGATTTCTTATAACAATAACCGCGAGGTTGGCGCCCCGAAGGTATCGATGGAGGATGCGGCCGTCAAGGCCGGCGAATTCCTGAAACGCAAGGGATATCCGGATATGACGCCCGTCAGCGCGGACCGTTACGGCAATATGGGTAATTTCACATTTGTGACGAAGCAGAACGGCGTGCTGATCTATCCCGAAAAGATAACGGTGCGCTGTGGCCTCGATACCGGCGATACCACCGGTTTTCAGTCCAGTGACTATGTCAATGAGCACCAGACGAGCCGCGAAATTGCGAAGCCCGGAATGAGCATTGCCAAAGCGCGGAAAAAGCTAAACCCGGATTTCCGGGAGATCTACAACCGACAGGCCTTGATTGAGAATGACGACGGTGAAAAAGTGCTCACTTATGAATTTGGCGGCCGGATTAACGGCTCCCAGTACCGAATTTATCTGAATGCGGACTCTGGCATCGAAGAATCGGTCGAGGAGATCCGGACCGCTTCCGGTGCCCAGAAACAATAA
- a CDS encoding metallophosphoesterase, whose protein sequence is MVAGLAGLLAAAGVVAFGAAMLSGACRSRLAETDIELETLPRAFEGYRILLVTDIHRRILPRKRLSSLKGQIDIVLLGGDMTEKNSPLKRLDDNMALLASIGPVYAVHGNHDYKADIVEVDRILEQNGVRLLTDENVALERERTTLWLTGVDHPRKGGRLGFAPLPDLPAGAEKECRIILVHDPMWLMRLSNVPADLILSGHTHGGQVVLPIIGLRHVEDFYRTYSAGMYRWPKGDDTDREAMLLISRGFGTAHLPLRFRSPAELHILTLRRPASGVSEIRLIP, encoded by the coding sequence ATGGTAGCGGGCTTGGCCGGTCTGCTGGCCGCCGCAGGGGTTGTCGCATTTGGCGCAGCCATGCTGTCAGGAGCCTGCCGGAGCCGGCTTGCCGAAACGGATATCGAGCTGGAAACCCTTCCCCGGGCGTTTGAAGGATATCGGATTTTGCTCGTCACCGATATCCACAGGCGAATCCTGCCGCGGAAGAGACTTTCCAGTTTAAAGGGACAAATAGATATCGTGCTGTTAGGCGGCGATATGACGGAGAAGAACAGCCCGCTTAAACGTTTGGACGATAATATGGCGCTTCTTGCCTCTATTGGTCCTGTCTATGCCGTGCACGGCAACCACGACTACAAGGCGGACATTGTTGAGGTTGACCGTATTCTCGAACAGAATGGAGTTCGGCTGCTGACGGATGAGAACGTTGCTTTAGAACGGGAAAGGACAACGCTGTGGCTCACAGGCGTAGACCATCCAAGGAAAGGCGGCAGACTTGGGTTTGCTCCTCTGCCGGATTTGCCTGCCGGAGCTGAGAAGGAATGCCGGATTATTCTTGTGCATGATCCGATGTGGCTGATGCGCCTCTCGAACGTCCCTGCCGATCTCATCCTGTCGGGCCACACTCACGGAGGGCAGGTTGTTCTGCCCATTATCGGCCTCAGGCATGTCGAAGACTTCTACCGCACTTACTCGGCCGGGATGTACCGATGGCCCAAAGGAGATGATACGGACAGGGAGGCCATGCTGCTGATCAGCCGGGGGTTTGGCACCGCTCATTTGCCGCTGCGCTTCCGGAGTCCCGCTGAGCTGCACATCCTTACACTGCGCCGGCCGGCGTCCGGTGTATCAGAAATACGGCTTATCCCGTAA
- the rpsA gene encoding 30S ribosomal protein S1 — MSEEIRNQEAAENNESVEAVDSAVSNQEEIASQDELEQIISLKKGDTVKGTIVKIEDNQAYVSIGYKYDGVIPIRELSSVQLDNAASAVEVGQEVECKVVSINDNKESLVLSKRAVDSEKSWDDLEKYYNSQEPFEVTVADVVKGGLVADVGARGFIPASMVERHFVEDFSDYKGRTLRVKVKELDRENGKVILSAKEVLEEEFEANKQRIMSELSEGQIIEGTVQRLTQFGAFVDVGGVDGLVHVSEIAWSHVDKPSDVISEGDKVRVKVLKVDPEKGKISLSIKAAMPGPWDTAADKIHIGDVVTGEVKRLVNFGAFVELFPGVEGLVHISQISHKHIGTPHEVLKEGQEVQVKVLDFNPSEKRVSLSIKETEEAPAPTAKPERSRDRAPKEVLDNPNVSLSNQGLSFTLAERFGDKLDKFKGK; from the coding sequence ATGTCTGAAGAAATAAGAAATCAGGAAGCTGCGGAGAACAACGAATCCGTAGAGGCGGTAGATTCCGCTGTTAGCAATCAAGAGGAAATCGCAAGCCAGGATGAGCTGGAGCAAATCATTTCCTTGAAAAAAGGCGACACCGTGAAAGGAACGATCGTCAAAATCGAAGATAACCAAGCTTATGTGAGCATTGGATATAAATATGACGGCGTCATTCCGATTCGCGAATTGTCCTCCGTTCAACTCGACAATGCCGCTTCGGCAGTTGAGGTCGGACAAGAAGTAGAGTGCAAGGTTGTCAGCATCAATGACAACAAGGAAAGCCTTGTTCTTTCCAAACGCGCTGTGGACAGCGAGAAATCCTGGGACGATCTGGAGAAATACTACAATTCCCAAGAACCTTTCGAAGTCACTGTGGCTGACGTTGTCAAAGGCGGTCTGGTTGCCGACGTGGGTGCCCGCGGATTTATCCCTGCTTCTATGGTTGAGCGTCATTTCGTTGAAGATTTCAGCGATTACAAAGGACGTACGCTGCGCGTAAAAGTGAAAGAGCTTGACCGTGAGAACGGAAAGGTTATTCTTTCCGCCAAGGAAGTGCTCGAAGAGGAATTCGAAGCTAACAAGCAAAGAATTATGTCCGAGCTCTCCGAAGGCCAAATCATCGAAGGTACGGTACAGCGTCTGACCCAATTTGGCGCGTTTGTTGATGTAGGTGGCGTTGATGGACTCGTTCACGTCTCCGAAATCGCTTGGAGCCATGTCGACAAGCCTTCCGATGTGATTTCCGAAGGTGACAAGGTACGTGTGAAAGTGCTGAAAGTCGATCCGGAAAAAGGCAAAATCAGCTTGAGCATCAAAGCGGCAATGCCGGGTCCTTGGGATACGGCTGCCGACAAAATCCATATCGGCGATGTGGTAACAGGCGAAGTAAAACGTCTTGTCAACTTTGGCGCGTTCGTTGAGCTGTTCCCTGGCGTAGAAGGTCTTGTGCATATTTCGCAAATTTCCCATAAGCATATCGGCACACCGCATGAAGTGCTTAAGGAAGGACAAGAAGTTCAAGTCAAGGTTCTGGATTTCAATCCATCCGAGAAGCGCGTGTCCTTAAGCATCAAGGAAACGGAAGAAGCTCCGGCACCTACTGCCAAGCCGGAAAGAAGCAGAGACCGGGCTCCTAAAGAAGTGCTCGACAACCCCAATGTTTCGCTTAGCAACCAAGGACTCAGCTTTACACTGGCCGAACGTTTCGGCGACAAGCTGGACAAATTCAAGGGGAAATAA
- a CDS encoding genetic competence negative regulator, with protein MRIERLSQDKIRIFLTFDDLSERGIQKEDMWQEVPKVHDLFTEMMDQAYNELGFDATGPLAVEVFALPAQGMVVIVTRGKYDHQYGASGEEELPDEIYEMEVTLEQADSIVYAFRDFEVVVEAAHVLIGNITSAGKLYSYQDKWYLYFDPKEFEEPALSALVAVLAEFGDSSPVTEAVLDEYGKTVMAENAVQQLCAFFKRQE; from the coding sequence ATGAGAATAGAACGTTTAAGTCAAGATAAGATACGGATTTTCCTCACTTTTGACGACCTGAGCGAGCGGGGAATCCAGAAGGAAGACATGTGGCAGGAAGTCCCCAAAGTTCATGACCTTTTTACGGAAATGATGGACCAGGCATATAACGAACTCGGATTTGACGCTACCGGTCCTCTTGCCGTGGAAGTGTTCGCTCTGCCCGCACAAGGCATGGTCGTCATCGTCACCCGGGGCAAATACGATCATCAGTACGGGGCGTCAGGGGAAGAAGAATTGCCAGATGAGATTTACGAAATGGAAGTCACTCTTGAACAAGCGGACTCCATTGTCTACGCTTTCCGTGATTTTGAAGTCGTGGTTGAAGCGGCGCATGTGCTCATTGGCAATATTACTTCCGCAGGCAAGCTGTACTCTTATCAGGATAAATGGTACCTCTATTTCGATCCGAAAGAATTCGAGGAACCCGCACTGTCGGCTCTTGTGGCTGTACTCGCGGAATTCGGGGATTCATCTCCGGTGACCGAGGCGGTGCTTGACGAATACGGCAAGACGGTTATGGCGGAGAATGCCGTTCAGCAGCTTTGCGCCTTTTTCAAACGCCAGGAATAA
- a CDS encoding lysophospholipid acyltransferase family protein yields MIYVICRGLLRLIYSVLFPLKTVGIENIPKEGGVLLCGNHTSNLDPFTMGIKLERKVNYMAKAELFKVPVLGRLVRQLGAFPVKRGGVSKESIKTALNLLRSGQVMGIFPEGTRNSDVGIAKKGAATFALRSGAAVVPAGIIGHYKPFRRMVVVYGAPIDLSEYAAGGSDSAEAVTNLIMARIREMLETGKPSGK; encoded by the coding sequence ATGATTTATGTCATTTGCCGAGGATTGCTTCGCTTGATTTATTCCGTTCTGTTTCCGCTAAAGACGGTGGGAATTGAAAATATTCCGAAAGAGGGCGGAGTGCTGCTATGCGGCAACCACACCAGCAATCTTGATCCTTTTACTATGGGCATCAAGCTGGAGCGCAAAGTGAACTATATGGCGAAGGCTGAGCTGTTCAAGGTTCCTGTTCTCGGCCGGCTAGTCAGACAGCTGGGCGCTTTTCCGGTTAAACGCGGCGGTGTAAGCAAAGAATCCATTAAAACGGCGCTTAATTTGCTCCGAAGCGGGCAGGTAATGGGCATTTTCCCGGAAGGAACACGGAACAGCGATGTCGGGATTGCGAAAAAAGGAGCGGCAACCTTTGCTCTCCGCAGCGGCGCGGCAGTTGTTCCAGCGGGGATAATCGGCCACTACAAGCCTTTTCGCCGGATGGTCGTCGTTTACGGCGCTCCGATTGATCTGAGCGAATATGCCGCAGGCGGCAGCGATTCGGCTGAAGCGGTTACCAATCTAATTATGGCACGGATTCGCGAGATGCTGGAAACCGGCAAGCCAAGCGGAAAATAA
- the der gene encoding ribosome biogenesis GTPase Der — MARPVVAIVGRPNVGKSTIFNRLIGDRLAIVEDKPGITRDRIYGVSEWNGKAFSVIDTGGIEIDGEDMILKSIRIQAELAIEEADLIVFMCEAKSGLTNADEEVAQLLFRSGKPVVLAINKVDNMKRAEDIYEFYSLGFGDPIGISGSHGTGIGDLLDEVTERLPEPQDEEYDEDVIRVALIGRPNVGKSSLVNAILGEERVIVSDVAGTTRDAIDTPFERDGQRYVLIDTAGMRKRGKVYETTEKYSVMRAMRAIERADVVLVVINGEEGIIDQDKHIAGYAHDAGKASMFVVNKWDAVEKDDKTMQHFENKIRDHFLFMTYAPVVFLSALTKQRLHKLLPIVQHVAQQHSLRIATHLLNDVVSDAVAINPPPTDKGRRLRINYVTQVAVKPPTIVVFVNDPSLMHFSYERYLENKIRGAFNFEGTPIRIFTRRKSDDE, encoded by the coding sequence ATGGCAAGACCCGTTGTGGCCATCGTAGGAAGGCCCAATGTAGGGAAATCAACCATTTTTAACCGGTTGATCGGTGATCGGCTGGCTATTGTAGAGGATAAACCCGGAATCACTCGCGACCGGATATACGGCGTATCGGAATGGAACGGCAAGGCATTCAGTGTAATTGATACGGGCGGTATCGAGATCGATGGCGAGGATATGATTCTGAAATCCATCCGTATTCAGGCGGAGCTGGCGATTGAGGAAGCGGATCTTATCGTATTTATGTGTGAGGCGAAGAGCGGACTGACCAATGCGGACGAAGAAGTGGCTCAGCTGCTGTTCCGGTCAGGCAAGCCGGTCGTACTCGCAATCAACAAAGTGGACAATATGAAGCGGGCCGAGGATATCTATGAATTCTACAGCCTGGGATTCGGAGATCCGATCGGTATCTCCGGCAGCCACGGCACCGGAATCGGCGACCTGCTGGATGAGGTTACGGAGCGGCTTCCGGAGCCGCAGGACGAGGAATATGACGAGGATGTGATCCGCGTTGCGCTGATCGGGCGCCCCAATGTGGGCAAGTCGTCCTTGGTCAATGCGATTCTCGGCGAGGAGCGCGTTATTGTCAGTGATGTTGCGGGAACAACACGTGATGCAATCGATACGCCATTTGAACGTGACGGACAGCGCTATGTGCTGATCGACACCGCTGGTATGCGAAAGCGTGGAAAAGTGTATGAAACGACCGAGAAATACAGCGTCATGCGCGCCATGCGGGCCATTGAACGAGCGGATGTCGTGCTCGTCGTTATTAACGGCGAGGAGGGCATCATCGATCAGGATAAGCATATCGCCGGTTATGCGCATGATGCCGGCAAGGCATCGATGTTCGTGGTTAATAAGTGGGATGCCGTCGAGAAGGACGATAAGACGATGCAGCACTTCGAGAACAAGATCCGCGACCATTTCTTGTTCATGACCTATGCGCCGGTTGTCTTTCTGTCCGCGCTAACGAAACAGCGCTTGCATAAGCTACTGCCCATTGTGCAGCATGTCGCGCAGCAGCATTCGCTGCGCATTGCGACCCATCTTCTCAACGATGTCGTCTCGGATGCCGTTGCGATCAATCCGCCGCCGACCGATAAGGGACGCCGTCTGCGCATCAATTATGTGACACAGGTGGCCGTGAAACCGCCGACAATTGTGGTATTCGTCAACGATCCTTCGCTGATGCACTTCTCCTATGAACGTTACCTGGAGAATAAAATCCGCGGTGCGTTTAATTTTGAGGGGACGCCGATCCGAATCTTTACACGGCGCAAATCCGACGATGAATAG